Within Prochlorococcus marinus XMU1411, the genomic segment AATAGTAAAAATATTTTTTATTCTTATTAGTTCTCAATTTCTTTTCAATGTTTCAGAAGCTAAAGCGGCTGAAGAAATTAAAATTGTATACAATATATTTTCCCGAACTATTAAAGTAAATTCATTAAAAACATTTGCTGAAGACGGTAATTCAACGAAAAATTTGAAAAGAATTTTAAAAGCAACTGGGTCTCCTGATAAAGAAATCAGATCAGTATTAAATAAAGAGTTTGAGATCCCAATTACAGTTGCAAGCAAATTAGTATATTCAGAAATAGGGAATGTTTTTTTAACAAGACTTTCATCAATCATTCATCCAACCAGAGCAGATGATGCAAGAACAGGTATGTTAGCTCTTAGATCAAGCGTAATAAAAGGTATTGACTTAGGAAAAGGAAAAATAAATCTGATAAGGTTTTTTGAAGGGTATCCAACTAAAACTGTAATTTTAGATGTCAACGCTTTGAGCAAAGTTATGAATAAAGTAGAATCTATTACAGAATTATTAGAATTTTTCACAAATTCTCCTCTAGAAAAAATTAAAACAAATTAAAACAGTCATTATGTTATTAAATAAAATCAAAAATAAATTACGTATTAACTACACAAAAAAAAGATGGCCAGGCTTAATTGAAGCATATAAACAATATCTTCCAGTCACAAAGAAAACACCCATAATTTCTTTAAACGAGGGTAATACTCCATTAATTCTCAGTGAATCAATAAGCAAATTAATTGGAAATAAAACAAGAGTTTTTTTAAAATATGATGGTCTTAATCCCACAGGATCTTTTAAAGACCGTGGTATGACTATGGCAATTAGCAAAGCAAAAGAAGAAGGACGTGAAGCCGTCATTTGTGCAAGTACTGGAAACACTTCTGCCGCTGCTGCTGCATATGCTTCTAGAGGAGGATTAAAACCTTATGTTTTAATACCAGAAGGATATGTTGCACAAGGAAAACTTGCGCAAGCTTTAATGTACGGAGCCGAGATAATATCTATTAATGGAAATTTTGATAAAGCTCTTGAAATTGTAAGAGATTTATCATCAGAACATCCTGTAGAACTTGTTAATTCTGTTAATCCATATCGAATACAAGGGCAAAAAACAGCAGCTTTTGAAATAGTTGATGACTTAGGTTTTGCACCTGATTGGCTTTGTATTCCTATGGGCAATGCTGGAAATATAACTGCTTATTGGATGGGATTTAAAGAATATTCAAAAATAAAAAGAAATTTAAAACTACCTACAATGATGGGTTTTCAATCAGAAGGTTCTGCTCCGTTAGTTCAAAATATAATAGTTAAAAATCCTGAAACAATTGCTACAGCAATAAGAATTGGTAATCCTGTAAATAGAGAAAAAGCAAAAATAGTAAAAAAAGAAAGTAAAGGAGACTTTCAGTCAGTTACAGATAATGAAATAATAAATGCTTATAAAATTCTGGCCAAAGAAGGTGTTTTTTGTGAACCTGCAAGCGCAGCATCAGTTGCTGGGCTAATTAAAAATAAAAATAGAATTCAGAAAGAGTCGACTATTGTCTGTGTTCTCACTGGAAATGGCTTAAAAGACCCCGATTGCGCTATTAAAAATAATGATGCTGTTTTTAGAAAAAATATTGAACCTTCCTTACAAAATATTACCAAAATTTTAGGATATTAAAATCCAAAAAAATTAGTGTCTGTGGAAATCTATCAAAAATAAAGTTAATTTGTTGAAAAAGATAGTAAAAATAATTGATTTTGTTTAATAGTTTTTTTTTAATTTGAAAAAAATAAATTTATTCAACAAATAAAAACTTTTTCCCACTTATTTTAATCCTTTAAAAGTAAGTAA encodes:
- a CDS encoding alpha/beta hydrolase, with the protein product MKFSKFLIVKIFFILISSQFLFNVSEAKAAEEIKIVYNIFSRTIKVNSLKTFAEDGNSTKNLKRILKATGSPDKEIRSVLNKEFEIPITVASKLVYSEIGNVFLTRLSSIIHPTRADDARTGMLALRSSVIKGIDLGKGKINLIRFFEGYPTKTVILDVNALSKVMNKVESITELLEFFTNSPLEKIKTN
- the thrC gene encoding threonine synthase, translated to MMLLNKIKNKLRINYTKKRWPGLIEAYKQYLPVTKKTPIISLNEGNTPLILSESISKLIGNKTRVFLKYDGLNPTGSFKDRGMTMAISKAKEEGREAVICASTGNTSAAAAAYASRGGLKPYVLIPEGYVAQGKLAQALMYGAEIISINGNFDKALEIVRDLSSEHPVELVNSVNPYRIQGQKTAAFEIVDDLGFAPDWLCIPMGNAGNITAYWMGFKEYSKIKRNLKLPTMMGFQSEGSAPLVQNIIVKNPETIATAIRIGNPVNREKAKIVKKESKGDFQSVTDNEIINAYKILAKEGVFCEPASAASVAGLIKNKNRIQKESTIVCVLTGNGLKDPDCAIKNNDAVFRKNIEPSLQNITKILGY